Genomic DNA from Candidatus Tumulicola sp.:
GAAACGTTGAAATGCTGTGCTAGCTTCCTCGCCAGACTCACGCTTATCGGCCGCTTCCCGTGGTAAATCTCCGATGCGGTTCCGCTCGAACTCGTAAAGCGCGCGAGGTCGGCCTGCTTCATTTCACGGGCCTCCATGAGCTCATGTAGAACCTCGATCGGCGTCGCTTTCGAGATTCTTACGTGGCGGCGATCGTAGTCCGCGATAAGCGCAACGAGCAGATCAAGGTAATCACCACACGCCTCGTCGAGGTGCCGACCGCTCTCCTCGAGCTCGTTCTCCTCCAGCATGAAAGCGCTGAGCTCGGCCCGACGTTCGTCGTACTCCTTGCGGGTGCGGATCACGTGAGGCAGACGCTCGGTGAGAATCGTGCGGTACTTCTCGCGGACTGCGGTCGTCATCGTTTCCACTTTCCCTTATTATACGAACTGTGCGTCAAGAATTGCTCGATGTTGATTAGTTGGCGCTGATAATCAATTATTGTGATGAGCCTGTAGTTATTGCCCTTGATGTTTAAGACCGTGTACGGCTTGACGTAATCTGCTTGCGGATAGGTCTTCCTGAGTTCGATGATATTGCTCCATGCCGCCCCCTCCGCCACCGTCAACCATGTTTTTAGCTGTCTCTTAGCGTCAGGGTAGGTTATGGCGTATTCTTCTAACACAGCCGCGCCTACGACCAGCATCTAAAACCCGTTAAGTATTAACAAACACAATCCTCTCATTTTGAGAGGAACCTGTCAATCCCCACTCCTCTCATTTTGAGAGGAAAGCGGGACAACCGCTACGAATAGCGACAAACATTGTCGCTATAGGCAACGCCCGCAGAAGAGCGCCGACCCCAATGAAATCGGCGCATTAATCTCTCGACTAGGCGTAGTCGTTCGAGGGACTCCAGTCATCGCGGCCCGACGGCAGCAGATCGAACAAATGCCACACCGGGCTCAATAAATCGATGCCGCCGAATTGCCCGAACATGAACGCGTGCGAGACGTACGTGTTCCGAATCGCGGGTCCATCCTTCGAGAATACCAAGACCGTTTCGACCGGATCGCCGTTGGCGTCTTCGGCGCCCGTGTCGCGCGCAAATGTTGGACCATCGTCGGAGAGCAATCGAATCGAATCCCAACCACGGCGCTTCGCCCACGCCTGCAGCTTCTCGACGGGCGCTCGCGTGGCCACCACGATGTTGGCGCGCTGATCGACGTGCTTGGCAACCCCGTTCAATCCATCGATCCACATCGAGCACATCGGGCAGAACTCGTCGTCGTCGGCCCAATACATGAGATGGTACACGATCAGCTCGGAGCCTCGCGAAAAGAGTTCGGATAGCCGGACGCGCCGCTCGCCCGCCATGAAGGCGTAGTCCTGAACTTCGGGTCCGGCGGGAAGCGTCCGGCGCTTGGCCGCAACGGTTCCGATCTGTTCTCGAAGTGCGTCTTCGGCGCGAAAGAGCTCTTCTCGCGCCTTTTTGTACGCGTCGCTCGCGCCAGGCATGACGGGAATCGCGTCCCGCACGGAGATTGCTTGTGCCATCATTGTTCCCCTTAAGTTAGGTGTTCCAGGAATCTTCTTGTAACCGGATGATTGGTGAGCAACGCCCTTTCCGGCTTGACGTAGGTATACCTAGCGGGGCGCTGTCGGGACGAAGAAGTAACCCGCAAACAGAGAGCCTAGTCAACTCCCAAGTCGGCGACGATTCTCGCTTCACTGTTGATTTCGGCGCGCTTCACGCCGATTTGCGCGACTATGACGCGACACATCGCTTCCCATGCTTCTTCCTTAGTCCAGCTCTTGCCACGTCCAAGACGATGCGCATTATCCAGCTCGCTCACGATGAGGTTATAAAGGTCACCTACGGTAAGAAGCTCGGCAGTCTTTTCATCATCGATGTCGATCTGAAACTCTTCTTCGATCCCCATTATGAGCTCTAACATGTCTAGCCCCATGCTCTTGCCTCCATCCGCTTTTTATCGGCCGGCGGATACGTTCCTCATTACGGCATCGAGCTGCACGCTTCCCATTGTGTTTCTCCCGCCCTGACTTTCTGAGACTTTGAAGCAAATCAACCGAAAACCCGCAAAGCTTTGTGCCTTGCGGGTTCTCACATGGCTCCCCGAGTTGGACTCGAACCAACGACATTCTGATTAACAGTCAGACGCTCTACCAGCTGAGCTATCGGGGAATGCTGGATTCTATTTGAGTTTCCGCCGCTTCTGAGGTCTTACCTTCATCGCGAAATACCCCAAAGTACCCCTAAGCGGCTTGAAGTCCGCCATAGATCGCATCGATTGCTTGCACCGCTTGCTTTTGCATCGATGGCATGTAGTGTGCGTAGGTGTCGAGGGTCATCTTTGCTGATGCGTGCCCCACCCGCTGAGAAACCACGTGCACCGGCACGCCTGCCGCAAGCAATAGGGTCACGCACGTGTGTCGAAGATCGTGGATTCGGATGGGTGGCAGCTCGGCGGCTTTCACGAGTTTGTAAATGCCGCGTCTGACCGAATCCTGGTCGCGTGGCCGACCGGCCTCATCGGGAAAGAGCCAGTCTGACTTCGGTCGCTGTGTTCCTTGATGCACGCGCAGCGCATCGAGCGTC
This window encodes:
- a CDS encoding helix-turn-helix domain-containing protein is translated as MTTAVREKYRTILTERLPHVIRTRKEYDERRAELSAFMLEENELEESGRHLDEACGDYLDLLVALIADYDRRHVRISKATPIEVLHELMEAREMKQADLARFTSSSGTASEIYHGKRPISVSLARKLAQHFNVSVAVFI
- a CDS encoding type II toxin-antitoxin system HigB family toxin encodes the protein MLVVGAAVLEEYAITYPDAKRQLKTWLTVAEGAAWSNIIELRKTYPQADYVKPYTVLNIKGNNYRLITIIDYQRQLINIEQFLTHSSYNKGKWKR
- a CDS encoding DUF899 family protein translates to MMAQAISVRDAIPVMPGASDAYKKAREELFRAEDALREQIGTVAAKRRTLPAGPEVQDYAFMAGERRVRLSELFSRGSELIVYHLMYWADDDEFCPMCSMWIDGLNGVAKHVDQRANIVVATRAPVEKLQAWAKRRGWDSIRLLSDDGPTFARDTGAEDANGDPVETVLVFSKDGPAIRNTYVSHAFMFGQFGGIDLLSPVWHLFDLLPSGRDDWSPSNDYA
- a CDS encoding site-specific integrase, translating into MPKTKRSARRFELAPKTLDALRVHQGTQRPKSDWLFPDEAGRPRDQDSVRRGIYKLVKAAELPPIRIHDLRHTCVTLLLAAGVPVHVVSQRVGHASAKMTLDTYAHYMPSMQKQAVQAIDAIYGGLQAA